TTGCAGTGCGCGCGAAACTCGCGCAGCACCTGCACGTTCTCGGCATTGCACAGGCCGCCTTCCACCAGGCCGATGTCGCAGCGGCCCACGGCCTTCAGGTCGGTCAGCGGCGAGCGGTCGAACTCGACCCGCTCGATCAGCGCGAACAGGCGCTCGTCGATGTCCAGAAACGACATGTGGCAGCCAAAGCAGCCGGCCAGCGACACCGTGGCCAGGCGCAGCTTGCGCGGTGCGGGGGGCGGTGCTGCGTTCATGGCGGCGGCATGCCGTCGTCGGTCTCGGGCAGGGCCGAGATCGGCGCGGCGTCGTAGCGGCGCTGGCCGATGGGCACGGCAAAGCCGCGGCGCTTGGGCAGGATGGCGCCCACCGGGCAAATGCGCGCGGCCAGGTCGCTGGCGGCCAGGTCGGTGTCGCCCAGGCGGCCGCTGGCGCTGCCCACCACCAGCTGCGTGCCCAGGCCGCGGCCGCCCAGCGCAAACACCGCCTTGCCGTCGTGCTGGGCCGAGGCGCGCACGCACAGCCCGCACAGGATGCAGCGGTTGAGATCGAGCAGCACATCGGGGTGGCTGGCATCCACCGGGCGGTCGGGGTAGAGCTGCTCGAAATGCGGGCCCTCGACGCCGGCCTCGCAGGCCTCGGCCTGCAGCTTGCACGCGCCGCTGCGCTCGCAGCTGGGGCAGAAGTGATTGCCTTCGACGAACAGCAGCTGCAGCAGCGTGCGGCGCTGGGCGGCCAGTGCCTCGCCGTGCAGGCGCACCTCGAGCCCGGCTTCGGCGGCGGTGCTGCAGGCCGCCAACTGGCGCTCGCCAATGGCCACCATGCACAGCCGGCACGAGCCGTGCGGCGCAAAGCCCGGGTGCCAGCACAGGTGGGGGATGTGGCGCCCGGCGCGCGTGGCGGCCTCGATCAGCGTCTCGCCGGGCTTGAAGGGCACCGGGTGGCCATCGAGCAGGAACAGCGGTGCGGCGGGGGTCATGGCGCAATGCGCTGCGGCTGCGGCTGCGGGTTGGTGGGGGCATCGGGCTCGGGCATGACCTCGTGCTTGCGCGTGACATCGGTCTCGCGCGTGGCCAGATGCGCGCCGGCATCGTGGCGGCCGGTCAGCGCGCGGGCCTGCGACAGCTCGGCGTCGAGGTCGAAGCCGGGCACGAACTGCAGCGACTGCAGCCGCTGCTCGTAGGCCGGCCGGTGGTGGCGCAGCGTGTCGTGCAGCATGCGCCCGGCGCTGGCGCCCAGGCCGCAGTGGCTGCTGCTGCCCAGCAGCTCGGTGAGCGACCGCAGCGCGTCCAGATCGTGGCGCGAGCCGCTGCCGGCGGCGATCTTGTCGAAGCGGCGGGCCATCAGCGTGGTGCCCACACGGCAGGGCGTGCAGAAGCCGCAGCTCTCGTGGGCAAAAAAGTCGGCCGCGTGGCGGGCCACCTCGAACAGGTCGCGCCCCGGGCCGAACACCGTGAACGCGCCGGCGCTGGGCAGGTCTTCCTGCGCGATGCGGCGGCCGAAGTCGCGCGCCGGCACGCAATGGCCCGAGGGCCCGCCCACCTGCACCGCCTGGGCATCGACAGCGCCGCAATCGGCCAGGATGCGCGCCACCGGCGTGCCCAGCGGGTACTCGTACAGCCCCGGCCGCGCGCAGTCGCCCGACACCGAGTGGATCTTGGTGCCGGTGGCGCGCGCGGTGCCGATGGCGGCCCAGCGCGCGGCACCGCGCAGCGCGATCTGCGCCACGCAGCAGAAGGTCTCGACGTTGTTCACCACCGTGGGCAGGCCGCGCCAGCCGTGGCTGGACGGGTAGGGCGGGCGGATGCGTGGCACGCCGCGCCGGCCCTCCAGCGATTCGAGCAGCGCGCTTTCTTCACCGCACACATAGGCGCCGGCGCCCAGGTGGATGGCGATGTCGAAATCGAAACCCGGCCGGCCGGCGATGGCCGCGCCCAGCAGCCCGGCGGCGCGGCGGCGCGCCAGCACCTGCTGCAGGCCGGGCAGCAGCCAGCGGTACTCACCACGCAGGTAGATCAGGCCATGGCGCGCGCCCAGGGCCCAGGCGGCCAGGGTCATGCCCTCGATCAGCGCATCGGGTTGCAGGCGCAGCAGCGTGCGGTCCTTGAAGGTGCCGGGCTCGCCTTCGTCGGCATTGCAGACCACCACGCGCTCGGTCACCGGCTGGGCGGCGCAGGCGCGCCACTTGTCGGCCACCGGGTAGCCGGCGCCGCCGCGGCCCAGCAGGCGCGCGCTGGCCAGGGCCTCGATCAGCGCGCTGCCGGGCTGCGCC
This portion of the Aquabacterium sp. OR-4 genome encodes:
- a CDS encoding NADH-ubiquinone oxidoreductase-F iron-sulfur binding region domain-containing protein, whose protein sequence is MSAAPAGEPGQLLQRLVALQAQRGWLPPAALEALAVEMALPLAELRGVAGFYRFLHLAPVGRLRLLFSDHVSDRHQGAPALMARLCARLGVAPGQVRADGALSIDRCSCIGLADQGPSLLVNHGQVITRLDAARIDALAQAIEAGLPPAAWPAEWQQVDEPVRRADVLLGAADAPGAALAAALAQPGSALIEALASARLLGRGGAGYPVADKWRACAAQPVTERVVVCNADEGEPGTFKDRTLLRLQPDALIEGMTLAAWALGARHGLIYLRGEYRWLLPGLQQVLARRRAAGLLGAAIAGRPGFDFDIAIHLGAGAYVCGEESALLESLEGRRGVPRIRPPYPSSHGWRGLPTVVNNVETFCCVAQIALRGAARWAAIGTARATGTKIHSVSGDCARPGLYEYPLGTPVARILADCGAVDAQAVQVGGPSGHCVPARDFGRRIAQEDLPSAGAFTVFGPGRDLFEVARHAADFFAHESCGFCTPCRVGTTLMARRFDKIAAGSGSRHDLDALRSLTELLGSSSHCGLGASAGRMLHDTLRHHRPAYEQRLQSLQFVPGFDLDAELSQARALTGRHDAGAHLATRETDVTRKHEVMPEPDAPTNPQPQPQRIAP
- a CDS encoding 2Fe-2S iron-sulfur cluster-binding protein encodes the protein MTPAAPLFLLDGHPVPFKPGETLIEAATRAGRHIPHLCWHPGFAPHGSCRLCMVAIGERQLAACSTAAEAGLEVRLHGEALAAQRRTLLQLLFVEGNHFCPSCERSGACKLQAEACEAGVEGPHFEQLYPDRPVDASHPDVLLDLNRCILCGLCVRASAQHDGKAVFALGGRGLGTQLVVGSASGRLGDTDLAASDLAARICPVGAILPKRRGFAVPIGQRRYDAAPISALPETDDGMPPP